One part of the Sorangiineae bacterium MSr11954 genome encodes these proteins:
- the gltB gene encoding glutamate synthase large subunit yields the protein MCGLGFVVELERGAQHGVVEDGIEIVRRLTHRGATGRDPKTGDGAGMLLQLPHAFFRAKCAFELPDPGKYAVAMLFLSRNDARRARQEERLAIAVRHYGLQVLGWRDVPIDDAALGPLGRSCQPVIRQLFVGRASAQAEVIRSSHAILVENEDAPSAMADFERMLFLVRKRAGRANSAAGEGDDFYVASFSSTTIVYKGLMLPEALGAFYPDLSDPLTKSQFAIVHSRFSTNTLPTWDRAHPFRRIAHNGEINTLRGNRAWMSAREQVLTAHLFGDAISDIKAIIRPDGSDSASLDNVVDFLLAGGRSIPHVMMMLVPEAWSTQSHMPEELRAFYEYHASLVEPWDGPAALLFTDGRYVGATLDRNGLRPLKYIVQAGGRVLAASEFGVLDVPEEEILHKGRVMPGKMLLLDCGTRYEPGRIVEDAEVKRTVAARQPYGAWLADNKIDLSRLPDVPQIYTLERAERERLLQTFGYTREDLQIVLGPMAARGEEPVGSMGNDGPLAVLVDRPVSLFRYFKQQFAQVTNPPIDPIREELVMSLVTCVGGEGTLLDETPEQCRLLELPHPILTSRDLAKLKTNPYPFFRPRVLSMRFSARPGTTLPSEERLRTALDALADAAERAVDDGVSVLILSDRDIDAEHAPIPSLLATSAVHHRLLRAGKRTKVGIVVESGEPREVADIALLVGYGAGAVNPYLALEVVADSSGDAAAATKAYVTALKKGLLKVLSKMGISTLSSYHGAQIFEALGLSRELVATYFPGTESSISGIGLDVLADDALARHQEGFGPHASGDLDVGGAYAWRAGSLPHLWNPETVASLQKAVRLNDDKSYADYAKRINEQASGPVTLRALWDIAPAKGSSPVPLEEVEPAQLIVRRFATGAMSFGSISKEAHENLAIAMNRIGGKSNSGEGGEDSVRYLPDERGDLRRSAIKQVASARFGASAHYLVSAEEMQIKIAQGAKPGEGGQLPGHKVDEVIARVRHATPGVTLISPPPHHDIYSIEDLAELIFDLKNVNSRARVSVKLVAESGVGTVAAGVAKAKADLILISGHDGGTGASPLSSIQHAGIAWEIGIAETQRVLVENGLRSRVRLQVDGQLKTGRDVAIAALLGAEEFGFATAPLVASGCIMMRKCHLNTCPVGIATQDPVLRARFKGEPEHVINYFFFVAEELRAIMASLGFRTIDEMVGRVDCLAMRPAERLPRKARGLDCSRLLTIPAGDGPLRCTEPQHHEIEQVLDRTILEKAAASVACGDKMAISLPVRNSDRALGAMVSGEIARKHGEQGLPPDTLTVNVEGTAGQSFGAFAARGLSLVLEGDANDYVGKGLSGGTLVVRPKAGAKFVADQNVIVGNTVLYGAIDGLAFFAGRGGERFAVRNSGAQAVVEGVGDHGCEYMTGGRVVVLGTTGRNFAAGMSGGIAYVLDEDGQFEGRVNGAMVEIQRPVPPEDLDEVHALVLEHAARTQSRKAAALLATWSSASERFVKVIPVEYRRALEKEKERLREVSHG from the coding sequence ATGTGCGGTCTAGGGTTCGTCGTAGAGCTGGAGCGCGGCGCCCAACACGGCGTCGTTGAAGATGGCATCGAGATCGTCCGACGTCTCACGCATCGAGGCGCCACGGGGCGAGATCCAAAAACGGGCGATGGTGCCGGGATGTTGCTGCAACTCCCGCACGCGTTCTTTCGCGCCAAATGCGCGTTCGAATTGCCCGATCCAGGCAAGTATGCCGTGGCGATGTTGTTCCTCTCGAGGAACGACGCGCGGCGTGCGCGCCAGGAGGAGCGGCTCGCGATCGCGGTCCGGCACTACGGGCTCCAAGTGCTCGGGTGGCGCGACGTTCCCATCGACGACGCGGCCCTGGGCCCGCTGGGGCGTTCGTGCCAGCCGGTGATTCGGCAGCTCTTCGTCGGTCGTGCGTCGGCGCAGGCCGAAGTCATCAGGTCTTCCCACGCCATCCTCGTCGAGAACGAAGATGCTCCGAGCGCGATGGCGGATTTCGAGCGCATGCTCTTTTTGGTGCGCAAGCGCGCCGGCCGAGCGAACAGCGCCGCGGGCGAGGGCGATGACTTTTATGTCGCCAGCTTTTCGTCGACGACCATCGTCTACAAGGGGCTCATGCTCCCCGAAGCGCTCGGAGCGTTTTATCCCGATCTCTCCGATCCGCTGACCAAGAGCCAATTCGCCATCGTCCACTCGCGTTTCAGCACCAACACGCTCCCCACGTGGGACCGCGCGCACCCCTTCCGCCGCATCGCCCACAACGGTGAAATCAATACCTTGCGGGGAAATCGCGCCTGGATGTCGGCGCGCGAGCAGGTCCTGACGGCACATCTCTTCGGAGATGCTATCAGCGACATCAAGGCAATCATTCGTCCAGATGGTAGCGATTCTGCGTCGCTCGATAACGTCGTGGACTTTTTGCTCGCGGGCGGTCGGTCGATTCCGCACGTCATGATGATGCTGGTCCCCGAAGCATGGTCGACCCAGTCGCACATGCCCGAGGAGCTCCGCGCCTTTTACGAGTACCACGCGTCCCTCGTCGAACCGTGGGATGGCCCGGCGGCCCTCCTCTTTACCGACGGGCGCTACGTGGGCGCGACCCTCGATCGCAACGGGCTGCGTCCGCTGAAGTACATCGTTCAGGCGGGCGGCCGCGTCCTCGCCGCCAGCGAGTTCGGCGTGCTCGACGTGCCCGAGGAGGAGATCCTCCACAAGGGCCGGGTGATGCCCGGCAAGATGCTCCTGCTCGACTGTGGCACCCGCTACGAGCCCGGGCGCATCGTAGAGGACGCGGAGGTCAAACGCACGGTGGCCGCGCGGCAGCCGTACGGCGCGTGGCTGGCCGACAACAAGATCGATCTATCGCGCCTCCCCGACGTTCCCCAGATTTACACGCTGGAACGCGCCGAGCGCGAACGCCTCCTGCAAACGTTCGGGTACACGCGCGAAGATCTGCAGATCGTGCTGGGGCCCATGGCCGCCCGCGGTGAGGAGCCGGTGGGGAGCATGGGCAACGACGGGCCGCTCGCGGTCTTGGTCGATCGTCCGGTGTCGCTGTTCCGGTACTTCAAACAGCAGTTCGCCCAAGTGACCAACCCGCCGATCGATCCGATCCGCGAGGAGCTGGTCATGTCGCTGGTGACCTGTGTCGGCGGGGAGGGAACGCTCCTCGACGAGACGCCCGAGCAGTGTCGGTTGCTGGAGCTCCCGCACCCGATCCTGACCAGCCGCGATCTGGCGAAGCTGAAGACGAACCCCTATCCGTTCTTCCGGCCGCGCGTCCTCTCGATGCGGTTCTCGGCCCGGCCCGGCACGACCCTCCCGAGCGAGGAGCGGCTGCGCACGGCGCTCGACGCGCTGGCGGATGCGGCCGAGCGGGCGGTGGACGACGGGGTCAGTGTGCTCATCTTGAGCGATCGGGACATCGACGCGGAGCACGCGCCCATTCCCAGCTTGCTCGCGACGTCGGCCGTGCATCACCGGCTCCTCCGCGCGGGCAAGCGCACCAAGGTCGGCATCGTGGTGGAGTCGGGCGAGCCGCGCGAGGTGGCGGACATCGCGCTGCTCGTGGGCTACGGCGCCGGCGCGGTCAATCCGTACCTCGCGCTGGAGGTCGTCGCCGATTCGAGCGGCGACGCGGCCGCGGCCACCAAGGCGTACGTCACGGCGCTCAAGAAGGGGCTGCTCAAGGTGCTCTCCAAGATGGGGATCAGCACGCTCTCGAGCTACCACGGCGCGCAGATCTTCGAGGCGCTCGGGCTCTCGCGGGAGCTGGTGGCCACGTATTTCCCCGGGACCGAGTCATCCATCAGCGGCATCGGCCTCGACGTGCTCGCCGACGACGCCCTGGCCCGGCACCAAGAGGGCTTCGGGCCGCACGCGAGCGGCGATCTCGACGTGGGCGGCGCGTACGCGTGGCGCGCGGGGAGCTTGCCGCACCTGTGGAACCCGGAGACGGTCGCCAGTCTGCAAAAGGCCGTGCGCTTGAACGACGACAAGTCGTACGCCGACTATGCCAAGCGCATCAACGAGCAAGCCTCGGGGCCCGTCACCTTGCGCGCGCTCTGGGACATCGCGCCCGCGAAGGGGAGCTCGCCCGTGCCGCTCGAGGAGGTGGAGCCGGCGCAGCTCATCGTGCGCCGGTTCGCCACGGGCGCCATGTCCTTCGGGAGCATCAGCAAAGAGGCGCACGAGAACCTCGCCATCGCGATGAACCGCATCGGCGGCAAGAGCAACAGCGGCGAGGGCGGCGAAGACTCCGTGCGCTATCTGCCGGACGAGCGCGGGGATCTGCGGCGCAGCGCCATCAAACAAGTGGCGTCGGCGCGCTTTGGGGCCAGCGCGCACTACCTGGTCTCCGCCGAGGAGATGCAGATCAAGATCGCGCAAGGCGCCAAGCCGGGCGAGGGCGGTCAGCTCCCGGGCCATAAGGTCGACGAGGTGATCGCGCGCGTGCGGCACGCCACCCCGGGCGTCACCTTGATTTCGCCGCCGCCGCACCACGATATCTATTCGATCGAGGATCTGGCGGAGCTCATCTTCGACCTCAAGAACGTCAACTCGCGGGCGCGGGTCAGCGTCAAGCTGGTGGCCGAGTCGGGGGTCGGTACGGTGGCCGCGGGCGTCGCCAAGGCCAAGGCGGACCTCATCCTCATCAGCGGCCACGATGGCGGCACGGGAGCCTCACCGCTCTCGTCGATTCAGCACGCGGGCATCGCGTGGGAGATCGGCATCGCCGAGACGCAGCGGGTGCTGGTGGAGAATGGGCTTCGCTCGCGCGTGCGCCTGCAGGTCGACGGGCAGCTCAAGACGGGCCGGGACGTGGCCATCGCCGCGCTCCTGGGCGCGGAGGAGTTTGGCTTCGCCACCGCGCCGCTGGTCGCATCGGGCTGCATCATGATGCGAAAGTGCCATTTGAATACATGCCCGGTGGGCATCGCCACCCAAGATCCGGTGCTGCGCGCGCGCTTCAAGGGCGAGCCGGAGCACGTCATCAACTACTTCTTCTTCGTGGCCGAGGAGCTGCGCGCCATCATGGCCAGCCTGGGCTTCCGCACCATCGACGAGATGGTGGGCCGCGTGGATTGCCTGGCGATGCGCCCGGCCGAGCGCCTTCCGCGCAAGGCCCGGGGCCTCGATTGTTCGCGCCTGCTCACCATCCCGGCGGGCGATGGTCCGCTGCGCTGTACGGAGCCGCAGCACCACGAGATCGAGCAGGTGCTCGATCGCACCATCCTGGAGAAGGCGGCTGCGAGCGTGGCGTGCGGCGACAAGATGGCGATCTCGCTCCCCGTGCGCAACTCGGACCGCGCGCTGGGGGCGATGGTCTCCGGCGAGATCGCGCGCAAGCACGGTGAGCAGGGCTTGCCGCCCGATACCCTGACCGTGAACGTGGAAGGGACGGCGGGCCAGAGCTTCGGCGCCTTCGCGGCGCGCGGTCTGTCGCTGGTGCTCGAGGGCGACGCCAACGACTACGTGGGCAAGGGGCTCTCGGGCGGGACCTTGGTGGTGCGGCCCAAGGCGGGCGCCAAGTTCGTCGCCGATCAAAACGTCATCGTCGGCAACACGGTGCTCTACGGCGCCATCGACGGCCTGGCGTTCTTCGCGGGCCGAGGCGGCGAGCGCTTCGCCGTGCGAAACAGCGGGGCGCAGGCGGTGGTCGAGGGCGTGGGCGATCACGGCTGCGAGTACATGACGGGCGGGCGCGTGGTCGTTCTGGGGACGACGGGGCGCAATTTCGCGGCCGGCATGAGCGGCGGCATCGCGTACGTGCTGGATGAAGACGGTCAATTCGAAGGCCGGGTGAACGGCGCCATGGTGGAGATTCAGAGGCCCGTTCCGCCCGAGGATCTCGACGAGGTGCACGCTCTGGTGCTCGAGCATGCGGCGCGGACGCAGAGTCGAAAGGCGGCGGCGCTCCTCGCGACGTGGTCCTCCGCCAGCGAACGATTCGTCAAGGTGATTCCGGTCGAGTACCGGCGGGCATTGGAAAAAGAAAAAGAGCGTTTGCGCGAGGTGAGCCATGGGTGA